The genomic interval CGATTAAGTTCTTCTGCCATTTCTTGATAGCTTTTACCGTCTAAATATGATTTTATAACTTGGATTTCAAGTGGACTTAAAACCTCATTCATTTTATCTTCTATACTTTGTTTTTCTTCTTTACTTATAACTAATTCCTCTGGGTCTGATATATGCATTGTAGACAATACGTCCATTAATGTTCTATCTGATTCCTCATCATATATTGGCTTATTTAACGATACATAGCTGTTTAATGGTATGTGTTTTTGACGAGTAGCTGTTTTTATCGCCGTTATTATTTGTCTAGTAATGCAAAGCTCTGCAAATGCCCTAAAAGAAGCTAACTTGTCCGATTTAAAGTCGCGAATCGCCTTATATAATCCTATCATTCCTTCTTGATATATGTCGTCTCTATCTGCCCCAATTAAAAAATACGACTTTGTTTTTGCTTTTACTTGAGATTTGTATTTATTGATTATATATTCTTCAGCAAATACCTCCCCTTCGGCTGCTAAAGCTACAATCTCTTCATCTACCATGTTTTCATAGTCAGATATATTAATCTTAACCATTTGTTCCAATGTAATTCCCCCCTAAAGTAACTGAAGTAATTCTTTGTATCCTAAAATTTAATAAAATGTAAAATAAAAAAATAAAATTTGTTTAACCTAAAACTTATTTGTAATTATATAATTATAAAACCTTTAAAGTCAAGCAATATCAAAGGTTTCGACGCATCTTCTCAAGTTTTTCCAATATATCTTTATTGACGCAGTTTTCGAGCATATTCTTTCTCTCTACATAGGTTAACTCAGTTTCCTTTGTTATTTTATGGTAAGTTCTTTTAACTTGTTCGAGGAATTCTTTAGGCGTTATTCTTATTGTACCCATTTGCATAGCTATTTTTTGTTCTAAATTATCTGATGTTACAACCCTAACATCCATATTTTTAGATAAGTTATATACGGTTCTTTCTATATAACAATCAGCAATTTCTCACTCTTTTGTATATATAATATCTACACCTTTGTGCTTTTCAACTTCTTCCTAGGAGTTTAAAACATTATAACCATCAACTAATATATAGTCTAAGCCTTGATAATTAACCTCTTTGTCTAACTATTTCGTACATTATTATCCCTGCGGCAACTGAAGCATTAAGTGAATTGATTGTACCATTCATTGGAATTCGAACTACTATGTCACAATTCTCCTTAACTAACCTACTAATGCCCTTTCCTTCACTTCCAACAACAAGTCCAAGCGATCCTTTCAGATTAGAGTTATAACACACTTCTCCATCCATATCAGTTCCTATTATCCAAAGTCCTTTATCCTTTAGGTCTTTAATTGTTTGGTTAAGATTAGTTACCTTTGCTATTTTCATTCCTTCAGCTGCTCCTGCTGATACCTTAAGTACTGTTTGTGTAACTAGAGCACTTCTTCTTTTAGGTATTATTATCCCATGTGCCCCACATGCATTTGCAGTTCTTATAATAGAACCAAAATTATGAGGATCCTCTATCTCATCAAGTATTATTACAAATGGATCTTCTTCTTTTTCCTTCGCATAGTCTAGTATATCTTGAACTTCAGAATAGTTAAAAGGCGTTACCCTTGCAATAACACCCTGATGACTATTTGTTACTGATATATTATCAAGGCCTTTTTTGTCCATTTCCTGTATTACTATTCCCTTATCTCTGGCCTTTGAAATGATAACCTTAATTGAACCCTCAACATCTCCCTTAGAAACGTATATCTTTTCTATAGTTCTCTCTGACTTTAAAGCTTCAAGTACAGGATTTCTCCCCTCTATAAACTCTTCACTTTCCATCCTATTCTCCCTAGGTGAATCCGCAAAATCTCTACTTTTTCTATCTCTGGAGCCTCTTTGACCCTTAAATCCGCTAGTATTTTTCATTTTTTCCTCCTAATCTTAGGCATTATAATATTTTTTATAAATTCTTATACTTCTCTCTCATTTTAACCATTTCTTTGCAGCTCATTGCCCCCTCTTGGCATGAACCTCCTACACATGATGGACCACAGCTTTTAAATAATGTAGGTGCGATGGATTTAACCTCTTTTAACATTTCATCTGCAAGATTTCTAATTTCCCATTGTGCTCTAGAACAGCATCTATGTCTAAAGAAATTGAAAAGTGTTCTTGCATTCATAGTTAAAACTATTTTTGTTTCACATGCATTAGGAAACACATATCTTGCATCTTCAATTGATTTTTTTTCTGCTATCTTTCTAGCACTTTCTTCAGAAGTACCTTCTTTAATCAAACCATTAAAATGTTTGTCGAAAAGAATTTCGACTAAATTATCATATGAACGCTGAGAATCCTCCATAGACTTTATATATATATCTTTTGCTTCATCTATACTTTCAATTTCTGGAGGAATTATATAATCAAATTGATTTAATCTAACATATCTTTGGCTTTGCTGTGAATAACTTGCTATTCTATGTCTAACAAGTTGATGAGTAAGTGATCTTGATACTCCCTCTACAGCAAATGTAAATGATACATGCTCTATCGGTGATTCATGTGATAAAGACATTAACATTTCTATAAATTCATTTGTTTTTTCCTCTGTTAGCCCATCTAGTATATTATCTACTGATGTACTACTATAGCAAAGCTTAGCTGAAGCAGCTATTATTTTCTCTGGATCTTCAGTATGAGCTATTAATTTTACCTTTAGCTTAGCCATTTTTCCACCTCTTTATTAGCACTTTAGTCTAACTGTGCTTCATTTAGTATTATGTTCATTATTTCTTCTAATCTATCTATTCTTTTTAGAAGGTATAAATATCCTATAAGTGCCTCAAGAGCTGTTGCTCTTTTGTAATCTATAACACTTGCACTTTTAGGTACATGACCTGTTTTAGAATTACGTCCTCTTCTTACTATTTCAAGTTCATCTTCCTTAAGCGAATCCTTAATTACTTCTAAAAACTGTGATTGTGATTTTGCATTCGCCATTTTTATAGAAAGTTTATGGAGATTTTTACCCCTTTTATCCTTACTATAATTGACTATATATCTTCTAATATACATTTCGTATATAGAATCTCCCATATAAGCTAAAGTAATCGGATTCAAAAGTCTAACTTCTATCTCAGATAACTCAAAGCTATTACATATTTCTTTATTATTTTGTATATTATCCTGTTTCATTTTGCCCCCTTAAGGTTTTGTTAATACAATAATACTATAAAAATCTTCAATATTCTATTGTATTACATAATATAATTATACCTAAAGGTCTAATCTTAACAAACATATAACTTAAAAAAGCTACAACCCTTAGGCTGTAGCTTTTTAGTTAACTTATTCTTACTATTTTTACACCTTGAGGAGTATCCTCTAAAGTTATTCCCATAGCTTTAAGTTCATCTCTAATTTCATCTGCACGCTTAAAGTCTTTATCTTTTCTAGCTTTTTGTCTTTCATCAACTAAAGCCTTTATTTCCTCAGAAAACTCTTCTTCAGTAACCTTTTGAAGTATTCCAAGTACACTTCCAAGCTCTCTAATAATTTCAAGTAGCATAACTGCTAATTTCTTTGATGTATTATCAGAAACATTAGTATTAATATCCCTAACCATATCATATATATAACTTATAGCATCTGCTGTATTAAAATCATCATCCATAGCATTTATATATTTTTCTTTATACTTTAAGATCTCATGATATAGTTTAGTTTCTTCACTTGAAAGATCTCTATCTTCTCCATTTCGTTCTATGTGCTCTAGATTTCTAACAGAGTTATATAGTCTTTCTAGCCCTGACTTTGATGATTCTAAAAGATCTAAACTAAAGTTAATAGGGCTTCTATAATGTCCTGAAAGCATAAATAATCTTAAAACCTCAGCATCATACTTTTCAAGTATTTCCCTTGCAGTAAAAAAGTTGTTTAGAGACTTAGACATCTTTTGGTTATTTATATTAAGATAAGCTGAATGCATCCAGTAGTTTGCAAATGACTTTCCATGTCTTGCTTCACTTTGAGCTATTTCATTTTCATGGTGTGGGAATGAAAGATCCGCTCCTCCACCATGTATATCTATAGTCTCACCTAGAAGTTCACTTGCCATAACTGAACATTCTATATGCCACCCAGGTCTTCCACATCCCCAAGGACTATTCCATCCTGGTTCACCTTCTTTTTGAGCCTTCCAAAGAACAAAATCCATAGCATCTTCTTTTCTTGAATCAAGCTCTATTCTTGCCCCTACTTCAAGATCTTCAAGGTTTTGCTTTGACAACTTTCCGTAAAGTTCAAACTTCTTACTTCTAAAATAAACATCTCCATCCTTTGAGTATGCATATCCCTTAGCTTCAAGATCTTTGATAAACTTAATTATCTTTCCTACATACTCAGTAGCCTTTGGATTATAAGTTGCTCTTTTAAGTAAAAGTGCATCTGCATCTTTATAGTATTCTTCAATGTAACGCTTAGCTACTTCTTCAACGGTAGTGTCCTCTTCAATTGCTTTTTTTATAAGTTTATCATCTATATCAGTAAAGTTTTGAACAAACTTAACATCATATCCTCTATATTCAAAATACTTTCTTATAGTATCAAAAACTATAAATGTTCTTCCATTTCCTATATGAAAGTAGTTATACACTGTTGGACCGCATACATACATCTTAACAGTTCCCTCAGTTAAGGGTATAAACTCTTCTTTTTTTCTTGTCATTGTATTGTAAAGCTTTATTCCCATTTCAATTCTCCTCCTAAGCATTACTGGAATGACCTGTACATCATTATATTCATTATTTCCTAACTAGGTTCACACTAAACAAACCTTAGAAATTATTGTTATTTTACAGTTCAGTTTTTGAGTAAAGAACCTTACCCTTTTCCTTAAATGCTTTAACAATTTCAGTATAAACATCCTCTATTAAAATGTCTCTAGCTTCTTCTTCCTCACGAAGTTTAAATTCAACAATTCCTTCACTTGCCTTTTTACCTACTGTAATTCTAAATGGAATACCTATAAGGTCAGCATCGTTAAACTTAACCCCAGCTCTTTCTTTTCTATCATCTATTAAAGCATCAATACCCATACTCTTAAGATTGTTATATATATCCTCTGCAATCTTAACTTGAGCTTCATCCTTCATTACAACAGGAACTACTATAGCTTCAAATGGAGCAAGTTCAAGTGGCCAAATTATACCCTTGTCATCACTATGTTGCTCTATTACAGCTGCCATTGTTCTGTTTACACCTATTCCGTAGCATCCCATTATAATTGGGTTTTCCTTACCATTTTCATCTATGAAGTTAGCATTTAGAGCCTCTGAGTATTTTGTTCCAAGCTTAAATATATGCCCAACTTCTATACCTCTTTTAATAGTTACAGCTTCACCACATACTGGGCATTTATCTCCCTCAGCTATTTTTCTAAAGTCTCCAACTATTCCGTCAAAGTCTCTCTTATACATTGTGTTCATAATGTGGTAATCTGTTTCATTTGCACCTATTGAGAAAACTTCACCTTCAGCTACTTCATAATCTATTAAAACAGCATCTGCCTTAATTCCCATAGGACCTGCAAATCCAGGTTCTGCTCCTGTAGCTTCTCTAACACCTTCAGCATCAAGCATTTCTATTTCAGTCGCTACAAAGTGGTTAGCAACCTTAACCTCATTAAGTTCTCTATCTCCTCTAATTACAACAGCAACTACTTTATCATCAACCTTGTATAATAAAGTTTTTGCAAGTTCTGAAGGCTTTTTGTATAAATACTTTGCAAGTTCTTCTATTGTCTTAATTCCAGGAGTATAAACCTTTTCTACTTCTCTAACACTTACATCTGCAATAACATTAGTTGGTAGAGTTTGAGCTTTTTCTATATTAGCTCCATATGAACACTTTGTACAGAATACTATTTCGTCTTCACCGATTTCTGATTTAACCATAAATTCAACAGAACCGCTTCCTCCCATTGCTCCTGAATCCGCTTCAACAGGAGCATAGTCAAGGTTACATCTTGAAAATACGTTGCAATATGCACTATGCATTTTATTGAATACTGTGTCTAGTCCTTCCCATGAAGAATCAAAGCTATAAGCATCTTTCATAACAAACTCTCTTGATCTCATAACTCCGAATCTAGGTCTTCTTTCGTCTCTATATTTAGTTTGGATTTGGTATAGATTAAGAGGAAGATTCTTATATGACTTTACTGCACTTCTTACAATATCAGTGAATACTTCCTCGTGTGTTGGCCCAAGACAAAATTCTCTATTATGTCTGTCATATTGCTTAAACATTTCTGGTCCGAATACACCCCATCTACCAGATTCTTTAAGTAATTCTGATGGTATAAGAGCTGAACAAAGTATTTCCTGTGCACCTTCCTTATTCATCTCTTCTCTAATAATATTTTCAAGCTTATTTAAAGCCTTAAGACCAAGTGGTAAGTAATTATAAACCCCTGATGCTTGCTTTCTCATAAGCCCTGCTCTAAGCATTAACTTATGGCTTAGAATTTCAGCTTCTGCTGGAACCTCTCTTAGTGTTGGCATGAATAAATTTGATAATCTCATTTTATTTTCTCCCTCCAATAAAATCATCTATTACTTCAATTTAAAATCTATATCAAAAAAGCCTTCACCCTAATAAATTAGGGCGAAGGCTGAGTTCGCGGTACCACCTAAAATTGTACTTCATCAAATATAACGAAACTTAATCCGAAAAGGCTTTATCACCTTCTGCTCCAAAGTAGGTTCAAAATAATGAATATCTTACAGCCTATGGATACTCTCTCTGATGGTAATCTTTACTAATCTTTTTCATAGCATTTTATTAATATTAAATTACTAAATTCAAAGGTTATTATATAATTTTAAAAAAAATATGTCAATAATAACACTAAGCCTTAAAAATTATACATACACTATGAGCTGAAATTCCCTTTTCTTCTCCTGTAAATCCTAACTTCTCCTCTGTAGTAGCCTTAACGTTTATATCATCTATAGAAACACCTAGTACCCTTGATATGTTTTCCCTCATAGTTTCTATATATGGAGACAGTTTCGGTTTTTGTGCTATTATAGTTGAATCTATGTTCCCTACCTTATAACCTTTACTATCTAGTAATTCCTTAACCTTTTCAAGTAATATTAAACTATTAATGTTTTTAAAGGAACTGTCATTATCAGGAAAATGATATCCTATATCACGAAGTGCTAGTGCCCCAAGTATAGAGTCCATTATAGCATGAACTAAAACATCCGCGTCTGAATGTCCTACAAGACCTAAGTGATGTGGAATTTTAACTCCACCTATTATTAAGTCCCTATTTTCTCCTAGTTTATGTACATCATAACCATGTCCTATTCTCATTATTATATTCCCTCCTTAATAGCCTTTAATATTGCCTCGCCTATATATATATCTTCCTTAGTTGTTATTTTTATATTAAAGTAATCTCCATTAACAACATAAACACTTTCCCCAATATTTTCAACTAAAGACGTATCATCTGACCCTTCAAATCCACTTAAAACAGCACTCTCATGAGCTTTTAGAATTAAATCAAACTTAAATGTTTGAGGAGTTTGAATACTATAGAGTTCCTCACGATTTAGCGTATCTATAAATCTATTATTATTTCCTTTTTTTATAGTATCTTTAACCTTAACAGCAGCAGCTGCGGCACCTTTTGTCTTTGAAAGTGATATTGTATCTACTATAACCTTAGGGTTTATAAATGGCCTTGCACCATCATGAATGAGCACTATATCACAGTTTTCACAGCTTTTTAATCCATTAAAAACAGACTCCTGTCTAGTCCTTCCCCCTTTTACAATCTTATTAACCTTTGTAATATTATACTTATTTATTATATTATTTCTACAAAAATCCATCTCATTTTGTGATGCTACAAGAATTATATTATCTACCTCATTAATTTCTTGAAAAACCTCAAGTGTATAAGCTAGTATCTCCTTATCAAATAGCTTTATAAATTGCTTATTATATCCTAAATTCATTCTACTACCCATACCCGCTGCAACAATTATAGCTGTAACCAAAAAATCACTCCTTTACACAATAAAGCTATGCATAAATGCATAGCTTTAAAATATATTCTGTTATTTCATTTTAGCAAATATCATTCTACCTGCTGCTGTTTGAAGGACACTTGTTACTATAACGTCTACATCCTCACCAAGATGACGCTTTCCACCTTCAACAACAATCATAGTTCCATCATCTAAGTATGAAACTCCCTGTCCACTTTCCTTACCATCTTTAACTATTGATAAGTGCATCTCTTCTCCAGGTATAACTACTGGCTTAATAGCATTTGAAAGTTCATTTATATTAAGTACAGGAACACCTTGGAATTCTGCTACCTTATTAAGGTTAAAGTCATTGGTAATAACTTTACCTTTAACTTCTTCCGCTAACTTAAGAAGCTTAGTATCAACTTCTTGAAGAGATGGAAAATCCTTCTCTGATATTTCTATCTTAATTGGAAGTTCTTTTTGAATTTGGTTTAATAAATCAAGTCCTCTTCTTCCCCTAGTTCTTTTTAGAGAATCCGAAGAATCTGCTATATGACGAAGTTCCTCTAAAACGAATGAAGGAATTACAATTGTTCCCTCAACAAAACCTGTTTTAAGAATATCAAATATTCTCCCGTCAATTATTACACTTGTATCTAAAACCTTAGGTGTTGCTCCTACAGGAGTTTTTTCCTTTGGCTTCTTTTCTCTAGTAAATTTCTTTAAAAATGATGCTGATCTTGCGAACTCTCCCTTTTTCTTCATTGCTATCTTAATACCTAGTACACCACATACAATATTAACAATAGCAGAAATAATCGTTCCTATAACCGATAGTAGTGGAGTCGCTGATAAAAACTTTATAAATGAGCTAACTAATAGATTAGCAAGCACAAGCCCTACAATAAGACCAGCTAGTCCTGATATTATATCCCCTGTAGGTATTCTTTGAATAGAACCTTCAATTGAAGTAATAAAGCTAGTAATAAGGTTTATAATAAAAGGTGACAACAAGTAAAATATAATTCCAAAAAGTATAGAAATAACTGTACTAAAAATAGCAGTGTTAGTGGTACTACCTTGTATTCTCATAATTCCGTTAATAAACTCTAAATCCTTTAGTCCATATGCTGAAAGCATCCCAATCAATATACCAGCTAAAGTAATTAAGGTCCTAAAAATTTTATTTAGCATTCGTACACCTCCCTTTTAAGACCTTCTTTAGTATTTCAAACATAATTTTACTCTTAATATACATTAAACTAATAGAAAAAGCAATTTCAATTCAATAAAGATTATGTTACGAAACCATTAATATACTAATTCGTCATAAAGTTCTTATCTCCTTTTATTATAGACATTTTTATATTATCAATATTTATATTTAATACTAATGCTAT from Clostridium cylindrosporum DSM 605 carries:
- the ispD gene encoding 2-C-methyl-D-erythritol 4-phosphate cytidylyltransferase; the protein is MVTAIIVAAGMGSRMNLGYNKQFIKLFDKEILAYTLEVFQEINEVDNIILVASQNEMDFCRNNIINKYNITKVNKIVKGGRTRQESVFNGLKSCENCDIVLIHDGARPFINPKVIVDTISLSKTKGAAAAAVKVKDTIKKGNNNRFIDTLNREELYSIQTPQTFKFDLILKAHESAVLSGFEGSDDTSLVENIGESVYVVNGDYFNIKITTKEDIYIGEAILKAIKEGI
- a CDS encoding Mini-ribonuclease 3; the protein is MKQDNIQNNKEICNSFELSEIEVRLLNPITLAYMGDSIYEMYIRRYIVNYSKDKRGKNLHKLSIKMANAKSQSQFLEVIKDSLKEDELEIVRRGRNSKTGHVPKSASVIDYKRATALEALIGYLYLLKRIDRLEEIMNIILNEAQLD
- a CDS encoding PIN/TRAM domain-containing protein; its protein translation is MLNKIFRTLITLAGILIGMLSAYGLKDLEFINGIMRIQGSTTNTAIFSTVISILFGIIFYLLSPFIINLITSFITSIEGSIQRIPTGDIISGLAGLIVGLVLANLLVSSFIKFLSATPLLSVIGTIISAIVNIVCGVLGIKIAMKKKGEFARSASFLKKFTREKKPKEKTPVGATPKVLDTSVIIDGRIFDILKTGFVEGTIVIPSFVLEELRHIADSSDSLKRTRGRRGLDLLNQIQKELPIKIEISEKDFPSLQEVDTKLLKLAEEVKGKVITNDFNLNKVAEFQGVPVLNINELSNAIKPVVIPGEEMHLSIVKDGKESGQGVSYLDDGTMIVVEGGKRHLGEDVDVIVTSVLQTAAGRMIFAKMK
- a CDS encoding NYN domain-containing protein, whose translation is MADCYIERTVYNLSKNMDVRVVTSDNLEQKIAMQMGTIRITPKEFLEQVKRTYHKITKETELTYVERKNMLENCVNKDILEKLEKMRRNL
- the thyX gene encoding FAD-dependent thymidylate synthase → MAKLKVKLIAHTEDPEKIIAASAKLCYSSTSVDNILDGLTEEKTNEFIEMLMSLSHESPIEHVSFTFAVEGVSRSLTHQLVRHRIASYSQQSQRYVRLNQFDYIIPPEIESIDEAKDIYIKSMEDSQRSYDNLVEILFDKHFNGLIKEGTSEESARKIAEKKSIEDARYVFPNACETKIVLTMNARTLFNFFRHRCCSRAQWEIRNLADEMLKEVKSIAPTLFKSCGPSCVGGSCQEGAMSCKEMVKMREKYKNL
- the cysS gene encoding cysteine--tRNA ligase: MKLYNTMTRKKEEFIPLTEGTVKMYVCGPTVYNYFHIGNGRTFIVFDTIRKYFEYRGYDVKFVQNFTDIDDKLIKKAIEEDTTVEEVAKRYIEEYYKDADALLLKRATYNPKATEYVGKIIKFIKDLEAKGYAYSKDGDVYFRSKKFELYGKLSKQNLEDLEVGARIELDSRKEDAMDFVLWKAQKEGEPGWNSPWGCGRPGWHIECSVMASELLGETIDIHGGGADLSFPHHENEIAQSEARHGKSFANYWMHSAYLNINNQKMSKSLNNFFTAREILEKYDAEVLRLFMLSGHYRSPINFSLDLLESSKSGLERLYNSVRNLEHIERNGEDRDLSSEETKLYHEILKYKEKYINAMDDDFNTADAISYIYDMVRDINTNVSDNTSKKLAVMLLEIIRELGSVLGILQKVTEEEFSEEIKALVDERQKARKDKDFKRADEIRDELKAMGITLEDTPQGVKIVRIS
- a CDS encoding proline--tRNA ligase; its protein translation is MRLSNLFMPTLREVPAEAEILSHKLMLRAGLMRKQASGVYNYLPLGLKALNKLENIIREEMNKEGAQEILCSALIPSELLKESGRWGVFGPEMFKQYDRHNREFCLGPTHEEVFTDIVRSAVKSYKNLPLNLYQIQTKYRDERRPRFGVMRSREFVMKDAYSFDSSWEGLDTVFNKMHSAYCNVFSRCNLDYAPVEADSGAMGGSGSVEFMVKSEIGEDEIVFCTKCSYGANIEKAQTLPTNVIADVSVREVEKVYTPGIKTIEELAKYLYKKPSELAKTLLYKVDDKVVAVVIRGDRELNEVKVANHFVATEIEMLDAEGVREATGAEPGFAGPMGIKADAVLIDYEVAEGEVFSIGANETDYHIMNTMYKRDFDGIVGDFRKIAEGDKCPVCGEAVTIKRGIEVGHIFKLGTKYSEALNANFIDENGKENPIIMGCYGIGVNRTMAAVIEQHSDDKGIIWPLELAPFEAIVVPVVMKDEAQVKIAEDIYNNLKSMGIDALIDDRKERAGVKFNDADLIGIPFRITVGKKASEGIVEFKLREEEEARDILIEDVYTEIVKAFKEKGKVLYSKTEL
- the sigH gene encoding RNA polymerase sporulation sigma factor SigH, with the translated sequence MVKINISDYENMVDEEIVALAAEGEVFAEEYIINKYKSQVKAKTKSYFLIGADRDDIYQEGMIGLYKAIRDFKSDKLASFRAFAELCITRQIITAIKTATRQKHIPLNSYVSLNKPIYDEESDRTLMDVLSTMHISDPEELVISKEEKQSIEDKMNEVLSPLEIQVIKSYLDGKSYQEMAEELNRHSKSIDNALQRVKRKLEKFLAPLV
- the ispF gene encoding 2-C-methyl-D-erythritol 2,4-cyclodiphosphate synthase; translation: MRIGHGYDVHKLGENRDLIIGGVKIPHHLGLVGHSDADVLVHAIMDSILGALALRDIGYHFPDNDSSFKNINSLILLEKVKELLDSKGYKVGNIDSTIIAQKPKLSPYIETMRENISRVLGVSIDDINVKATTEEKLGFTGEEKGISAHSVCIIFKA
- the rlmB gene encoding 23S rRNA (guanosine(2251)-2'-O)-methyltransferase RlmB, whose amino-acid sequence is MESEEFIEGRNPVLEALKSERTIEKIYVSKGDVEGSIKVIISKARDKGIVIQEMDKKGLDNISVTNSHQGVIARVTPFNYSEVQDILDYAKEKEEDPFVIILDEIEDPHNFGSIIRTANACGAHGIIIPKRRSALVTQTVLKVSAGAAEGMKIAKVTNLNQTIKDLKDKGLWIIGTDMDGEVCYNSNLKGSLGLVVGSEGKGISRLVKENCDIVVRIPMNGTINSLNASVAAGIIMYEIVRQRG